A portion of the Clupea harengus chromosome 18, Ch_v2.0.2, whole genome shotgun sequence genome contains these proteins:
- the rbm4.2 gene encoding RNA-binding protein 4.2: protein MVKIFVGNLSESTTKEELHSLFTQYGKITECDIVKNFGFVHMEEQSDAEEAIRNLHHKMMNGQAINVELSKGKAKSRSRGSTKLYVSNIATTCTNQELRAKFEEYGPVMECDIVKDYAFVHLEREDDAMTAIKGLDNSAFQGKLMNVQLSTSRLRTVPGMGDHAGCYVCGKPGHWSKDCPRGQNGSYGDGGGFREGRGYPQGPPGFGRGGPGYGGGPGMLRVPPDYMGSPMYGRVAGYPGASPMSRHPGYGATRDYGSDGRDQYVSRSAMSYPDRSAAYERERERYSATIDYYEKYRARPYSSSYPEDRRLSIPPPPPPPSSAALSRMRLSSSLDAYDRPLGGAASTVSAASASYYSRDRSPIRRVSGGTSSYAYERSRLSPVSRSSSYTVSRSREAYGERPRYAY from the exons atgGTGAAGATATTTGTGGGCAACCTGTCTGAAAGTACCACAAAGGAGGAGCTacactctctcttcacccaATATGGCAAAATCACAGAGTGTGACATTGTAAAGAACTTTGGCTTTGTTCACATGGAGGAACAGTCTGATGCCGAAGAGGCCATTCGCAACCTCCACCACAAAATGATGAATGGTCAGGCTATCAATGTGGAGCTCAGCAAGGGTAAAGCGAAGAGCAGGTCCAGGGGTTCTACAAAGCTGTACGTGAGTAATATCGCCACTACTTGCACCAACCAAGAGCTGCGGGCCAAGTTTGAGGAGTATGGCCCTGTGATGGAGTGTGACATTGTCAAGGACTACGCATTTGTACATCTGGAACGAGAGGACGATGCCATGACTGCCATCAAAGGCTTGGACAACTCGGCCTTCCAAG GCAAGCTGATGAACGTACAGCTGTCCACCAGTCGGCTGCGTACCGTGCCCGGAATGGGAGACCACGCTGGGTGTTACGTCTGCGGGAAACCGGGCCACTGGTCCAAAGACTGCCCGCGCGGGCAGAACGGTAGCTATGGCGATGGAGGCGGTTTCCGCGAGGGCCGGGGGTACCCACAGGGACCTCCAGGTTTTGGCAGGGGCGGTCCTGGATATGGTGGCGGCCCCGGGATGCTTCGTGTCCCACCTGACTACATGGGAAGTCCAATGTATGGCCGAGTGGCGGGGTATCCTGGGGCGTCCCCCATGAGCCGTCACCCTGGCTACGGTGCGACGCGGGACTACGGTAGCGATGGCAGAGATCAGTATGTCAGTAGATCGGCAATGTCTTACCCAGACAGGTCTGCGGCCTACGAGCGTGAGCGAGAGCGCTACTCCGCTACCATCGACTACTACGAAAAGTACAGGGCTCGACCGTACAGCTCCAGCTACCCGGAGGATCGGcgtctctccattcctcctcctcccccgcctCCCTCCTCTGCTGCCCTGTCAAGGATGAGGCTGTCATCCAGCCTCGATGCGTATGATCGTCCGCTGGGTGGCGCAGCATCCACAGTCTCTGCGGCCTCCGCGTCCTACTACTCACGGGACCGCAGTCCAATAAGGCGAGTGTCCGGTGGCACCTCGAGCTACGCGTACGAGCGCTCGCGCCTCTCCCCGGTGTCCAGGAGTTCGTCCTACACCGTATCGCGGTCCAGAGAGGCCTACGGCGAGCGGCCACGCTATGCGTACTAA
- the rbm4.1 gene encoding RNA-binding protein 4.1, translated as MVKIFIGNLSPNTTTEELRALFSQYGKISECDIVKNFGFVHMDDKAEAEEAIRNLHHYELNGQAMNVELSRGKPRASTKLHVGNISCSCTNQELRAKFEEYGPVVECDIVKDYAFVHMERVEDAMEAISGLDNTAFQGKLMSVKLSTSRLRTVPGMGERTGCYRCGQEGHWSKECPLDQNGSYREGAMGPDESNGFGPPRFGGRGRGFHRGFNGADPGFGGSFAPSHGISRGGAYGGEGPGYGRGATGYESAMGYGVPPGYGMAADPSLARAYGSEAAAYGGAAASYGAAMPGYPARRSAYDERDPYGVVDFYEKYRARPYGGSYFEDRRAVPMPTPPPPTSSIMRDRLSSSSLDPYERRPLPPPPAPGSSYYSRDRSPIRRVPPEAEGYSYERSRLSPVSSLPRTSAYDLPRDPYAERARYAY; from the exons ATGGTGAAAATATTCATTGGCAACCTGTCCCCCAACACAACAACGGAGGAACTCCGTGCCCTCTTCTCTCAATATGGCAAGATTTCAGAGTGCGACATCGTCAAAAACTTCGGCTTTGTACACATGGATGATAAAGCAGAGGCGGAAGAGGCCATCCGCAACCTCCACCACTATGAGTTAAACGGTCAGGCCATGAACGTGGAGCTGAGTCGAGGCAAGCCCAGGGCCTCTACGAAGCTCCACGTTGGTAACATCAGCTGCAGCTGCACCAATCAGGAGCTGCGTGCCAAGTTCGAAGAGTATGGCCCTGTGGTAGAGTGTGACATTGTGAAGGACTATGCATTTGTGCATATGGAGCGAGTAGAGGATGCCATGGAGGCAATCAGTGGACTCGACAACACCGCCTTTCAAG GCAAACTGATGAGTGTGAAGCTCTCAACTAGCCGCCTGCGCACCGTGCCggggatgggagagaggacGGGTTGTTATCGGTGCGGGCAGGAAGGCCACTGGTCTAAAGAGTGCCCTTTGGACCAGAATGGCTCCTATCGCGAAGGAGCCATGGGGCCCGACGAGTCCAACGGATTCGGTCCCCCGAGGTTCGGTGGTCGCGGCCGCGGGTTCCATCGTGGCTTCAATGGGGCTGACCCGGGCTTCGGCGGCAGCTTTGCGCCCTCTCATGGCATCAGCAGGGGCGGGGCTTACGGCGGCGAGGGACCCGGTTACGGCCGGGGTGCCACGGGCTATGAGAGCGCTATGGGTTACGGCGTGCCTCCGGGTTATGGCATGGCGGCGGACCCTAGCCTGGCTCGTGCATACGGAAGCGAAGCAGCGGCTTATGGGGGCGCGGCAGCCAGTTATGGTGCGGCGATGCCAGGGTACCCTGCTCGGCGGTCCGCCTACGACGAGCGAGATCCGTACGGTGTGGTGGACTTCTACGAGAAGTATCGGGCGCGTCCGTACGGTGGCAGTTATTTCGAAGATCGACGCGCTGTTCCCAtgcccacccctcctcctcccacctcctccatcatgAGGGATCGCTTGTCCTCCTCTAGCCTTGACCCGTATGAGCGGCGCCCCCTACCCCCTCCACCAGCTCCTGGCTCCTCGTACTACTCCCGCGATCGAAGCCCAATCCGACGCGTGCCTCCCGAGGCAGAGGGCTACTCATACGAACGCTCGCGGCTCTCCCCGGTCTCCTCGCTTCCCCGGACCTCCGCGTATGACCTGCCGCGGGATCCCTACGCAGAACGGGCGCGCTATGCTTATTAG